The sequence below is a genomic window from Aureispira sp. CCB-E.
TGTAATCAAACCGCCCAAAAGAATGGAAAAAAATAAATCCCAACGAGCATGGGGGAGTTGACTAGGATGGTTCCAACGTTCTTGAACAGATGCAGCGTGCAAGAATAAATTATAAGGAACGACTGTTGTACCAATCAATCCAACGACCATTAGCAAGCTGTTGTCAGGCAATTTAGGAAGGAACAAGCCACTAATGATGGCCATTAAATTAGGACGAACAGCAATAGCAGCAATTAAAAAAACAAGCCCCATCCAGCTAACCAATAAGATTAGAAAACGTTCAATAAGAACATATTTCCCTAGAAACAAAATGCCAAAGGTAAGCCCACCTATAACTAAAATCAAAGGGTTGAAAGGCAGCCCAACCGCAAAATGATCAATCCCTAAAACAGCTCCTGTTATATTGCCTGCTTCGTAGGCTGCATTACCGATCAAAATAGCACTAAGCACTAAAAAGATAGCAAAGTATCGAAGGATTGGATGTTGTATTTTGTGCCGAATCGCTTCTCCTAGCCCCATACCTCCGATGAGCCCTAGCCGTGCCGTCATTTCCTGCAAAATATAGGTGGCAATAATTGAAAATAGAATCGCCCAAAGCAAGGTATACCCATAACTGCTGCCTGCAATCGTTGCAGTTGTAACAGTTCCAGGTCCTATAAAAGCCGCAGCGACTAAGGCACCTGGTCCGATTTTTTTGAGTTTGGCTAACATACGATGATAATTATGGGGGAGTGTATTTTTACTTCGTGGATTTGGCTAAAAATTAGAAAAAACTAGCCTCTATTCTATCTTAAAGGCATCATTTCGTTCTAAACGGAGTGGATCACCCAATAAATCTTTTTGATGATCAAAGACAATTTGATTGCCATCTAATTGCCCTGTTCCTAATTCAGAAGTAAAGGTTTGGGTTGTTAAATCAACATCTAAAACAAGAGACGTAATCATTGCATTGTCTGTGGTTGTTGCATCTGCTGTAAAATCTGCTGGGGGAGGAAGCATGCCTTCAAATTCAAATAAAGTGGCTTCTAGACGATCTTGAACAAAAAGAAGTTTTACCAACCAAGCATTATCGTGCCCACTCTTAGTATACACACCTACATAGTCCTCTAAAGGAGAGTTGGTTTTAGTTGCTAAAGAATTTGTTTCTGTTGTATTGGGCGCTGCTGTTTTTGAAGTAGATGAATCTACTTCAAGGTTGTTGGCTGTATTTTTTTCTGATGTGGAAGCCGTTTCGTTGCTACAAGCTGCCAAGAGAAAGAAAAGAGATAGTATGGATAAAATATGTTTCATACAAGCTGAGTTATACCATGGTTTTATTGCAATAAGTTGCTTTTTCAAAATCACGAATGTTGATAGAAAGAATTGGAATAGTGGGAAATAAAGGCTTAAGAGCTAGAATAATTTGTTTAGAAAGATGCGCCTTTTGTTGCTTGTTTCGACCTTCCATGATATTTCCAAAGACATGGATGAAATCTTTTTGTTGATTGCCAACGGTGTAATATTGAAACGGATTGATTCTAACTTTAATATCTTCAGGGGCAAACAATCCTGTTGCATTGGCAGCCTCATAAACTATTTGCATAATTTTTTCAGGAGGCTGTTGTTGGATAATATTCGAAGAACAATCTAATACGAAATGCGGCATAAGTTAAATGTTGATTGTGAACGATTAAAGAATTACTAACTTACAAAATATGTGTAGAAAATCATCCTTCTGTTAAGACAATTTTTTCTTATCTATTTTTCCCAAGCTAGTAACAGGAATTTGTTCTAAAAATACAATTTCTTTGGGTGTTTGGGGACCAGAAATTTTTCCTTTTAACCAAATTCGAAGCTCTGAAGCACTTAATATACTTTTGGTTTGCAAGCTTACAAAGGCTTTTAACCGCTGTCCATACTCTGCATCAGGAATACCAATAACTGCAGCTTGCCAAACAGCAGGATGTTGTAGTAAAATATGTTCTAATTCGATAGGATAGACGTTTACTCCACCAGAAATGACCAAATCATCGACACGCCCACACAAGAAACAGTATCCAGAGGAATTGATATAAGCTAAATCGCCTGTTTCAATCCATTGAGTTGTTTTATTGGACATGGTCCAATTACTTTTGACACAAAGCATCCCAACGGTTCCAAAGGGTAGTTCTTGTTGCTTGTTATCTTGTATTTTAATGCTGACCCCTTTAATTTTTTTGCCAATGCTAGTTGGAAATTTTACCAAATCGTTACTAGTAGCCATTACACAAAATCCAGCCTCGGAAGTGCCATATAAATTAGCCAATTGATTAGGAACTAAGGAAGAGGCTTTTTGAACAAGTGTTGGATTCAAAACAGCTCCCCCCGATAAAATGACTTTGTTGTATTCAAATAAGTTGGGATCTTCTTGTAATAACCGCTGAAGGATGATAGGAACCAAAACAAGTACTTCTACTTGATGCATTCGCATTTTCTGCCCCGCTGAGATTGCTTTAAAATGTTGGCTCAATATAATTTTAACTCCTAAAATAATAGAAATTAATAATGCAGCAACCCCAAAGCCATGGTAAAGGGGTGTTAAGATATAAACAGAGCGATAGTTGCCCAAGTTAAGTTGATTGAGGAGTGCAAAAAAAGGATTTAAAAAATTAAAAACAGAGGGCTTTCTTACAGCAGTTTTGAAATTCCCCGTTGTGCCACCTGTTAAAATAATTAATTTTCCCGCACTGCTTTTTTTTAAGTGATAACGATTGGGGAATTCTTGTTTTGCCAATTGGCGAATGCTGTAACCTGTTGTAGAAGAATGAGTGGGAATACAAGTTGCTTTAAAATTGGATGTTAGAATCAGTTTTTCTCCATTACGATCATGAATGATGGCATCAAAAGCGTGTTTTTTTATCAAAAAATCAAATTGATCCGTATTCATAGCAACATTGAGTAAGTAAACATCTATTCCCAACATAGAAAGAGCAAAAAGGCTTTGCACAAAAGGAATGTGATTTTTGCAAAGCAAGGCAACTTTTTGACCAGCTAAAAATTGGTATTCTTTCTGTAATTGAGCGGCTAGTTGCTGGGTTTCTTGGTATAATGTTTTGTAGGAAATTTGTTCGGTTCCTTCGACAATCGCTATTCTATCAGGATAAGTACGGGCTGCAAATTCTAACAAAACCATCAAGTTTGTTTTTGAATGGAGGATAGAAGCGAACAACCGATAGAATCCTATTGGAGTAGTTAAGTTTGCTTGGTATAGCTTTTTAAATGTTTGGAACATCCTTAGCTGAAATTAAAATAAACCAATCTGAGAATTAGTATCAACAAGAATGATAAAGATAATAAAATTTGGCAATACACTCAGAATGAATCTTTTTTCAAAAAATAGGGAACACTCCATTCCCAAAGCCCTCTAAATAAAAAAGACCCTAGTCGAGCAAAAAAGCCCCACCAAGGCATCCAAGTTCGTTTATTTTGATACAAGTGCTTAACAATGATTAAAGCAACCTGTTGTGGAGACATAGCAGGAGCTTTTTGGTAGGCTTCTGTTGGCGCAATCATACGGGTTCTAACCAATGGCAAATAGAGACTACTAGAGGAAATGCCAGTAGCTTTTATTTCAAGAGCAACAGAACGAAACCATTGATCAAAAGCTGTTTTGGAGGCTTGGTAAGCCGCCCAATGTGGAGCAGGCAACAAAAGAACGTTGAGCGCCGAAACATTAATTATTTTCCCTTGCCGTTTTTGTAACAAAGGAAGTAAACCTAAGAGCAAACGAACAGGAGCAAAGTAGTTAATGCCCATCGTACGTTCAAAATCATGAAATCGTTCTAGAGATTGTCGAATTGGTCGTCGAATGGAGTGTCCTGCATTACTAATAATAAAATCCAAGCCATTGGGGAGTGTATGGATGGTTTCTATTAATCGCTCTACAGCTGCTGTCTGTGTTAAATCAGTAGGATAAATACTAATAGTAGCTTTGTGTTGACTCAAACTTTCTTTTAAAGCCATCAATTTAGAAGCTGTGCGGGCTACTAAAACAAGATGTACATCGTAGGTGGCTAAGAATTGAGTTGTTGCTTCCCCAATACCAAAACTAGCTCCAGTAATCAGTATGGTTCTGTGTTGAACAGCTTGCTTTAGCTTGGATCGATTTATCCAATTAGGGGGAAAGAGCAAGTATTCTAAGAAGTGATAAGACACAGGCATTTTATAAGTTTTCAGGAAGGTACTTGACCTCTAAATTCTTATAATCTCTAGAAAAATATTCTCTTAGGATAGCCGTGTAGTAATTGTATGGTTTATGTTGATAAAAGTTAGGTTCTGTTTTGTAATAATTGCCATCTTCAGCAGGTTTTAATTTTGCGAGTTGTTCTTCTGTCAAAGTATTGGAATCCAATTGTATTTTGGGATAGGGAAACTGCTGTAATTCTCTAATATTGCCTACTTGATAATAATTAATATCTCGGATATAGTCGGGCATGTCAACCGATCCATAAGAAGCAGAAACCATTTTCTCAATCAATCGGTTGGAAGAATTCACATAGTCTTTTAAGCTTTTTTCAAATTTTCTAATCACCATTTCCAAACCAATTTTTCGAATATCAAAAGACTCTTGACCAAAAATCCATGCTTTTAGGCGTTCTTTAGACAAGATTTTTCCTTGTTCTTGATAATGCATGGGCATAGATGGCACCAAGTCAGCAGGATTGATAATGGTGTAACTCATATTATTTTCGCAATAGCGAGCATAGTATTCTTCCGCAAAATTTTTATTACCACACATAGGGTTGGCAAAAGCATATGTTTTATAAACATTTTTAGAAGATAAGGTACCTTTGGGCAAATTTTCTAAGTAGGCGCGTGTCATATTGGCTAAGGCACCACCTTGACTGTGTCCTGTGATTAAGATGTCGTAAATGCCTTTTTGGTTGAGTTGACTAATTTGTTCCAAAATAGTTGGAGATAACAAAACGACTGCTAGGGCATATCCAGAATGTACGGCTGCACCTGTATCTTGGGCGAAGCAATAGGGGTGTTCTACTTTATCCAAGGTGATCACGCCTTTGGCTGGAATCATAGCAGAGTACATATTTTCTACCCAACTAACAATTTGATTGGTTGAGCCTCTAAAATTAATAACCCCAACGGTGCCCTTAGTATATACTTGGAATTTATTATCCATTCCAATTGTTGGAGAGGTGAATACTTTTTGATAATTTTTAGGTGTAATTTGGGCATCAGAACCATACAAATCTTGAAATGTGTAACTATTACACATGGCAATCAACGCTTTGACTTCATCGGGGTCAAAACCTTCACGTAGTTGGGCAAAAGAGGTACTACCAGCTAAAAGTAGTAGTCCAAAAAGTAAACATCTCATTATAGTGCATTTTGATAATGCTTGTCAATTCCTTGACAAGTCAGCGTCTTTGATTGGATAAATTATTATTTGATGTTTAGTAGTATCCTAAAATCTTGCCAAATTTAATAAAAAAATAGCGCAGTTGCCTATTGTGAAAAGCTTAAAAAGCTGATTTTGACGAAGTTTAAGGCTGATAGTAACTCAATTCACAATGGGATAACGCTGCTTCTTGCAATAAGGAAAGCAAGGAACCAACATCTTGGACAGAGAACCAAAGTTGCAAGCCATCTACTTGGGTATTGAAGAATAAATATTTCTGATTTTTAGGAATATTATGACGCCTATTTTCTTGATAACAATTGGTCAAACTACTTTTGAAAGATTCTAAACCTTTGCAATCAAGAACCATTACAATTGAGCTAAAATGTACTCTATAAACCGAACATTCGTTGCACCATAAGATGAATCCGTCTGAGTTTTGAGCTAAAGTGGTGTGTTGGCACATATTTTTGTTGTTTTTATTTAGATTAAATCTAAACAAATGTAGATTTTTTCTTTTAAAAAGAAAAATTATCCTGTTGAAATAGATGAATGAATCTATATAGTGGTACTATCTGCAGCAATTCTAACGATGTAAGAAAATATATTAAATAATAATAATATCAAATAGCTATTCTAATTGAGGTCGAATATTGACCTTTCTAGCGATTATTTGATAGATTAAGTTCATTGAAATAGTAGGAATAAAATCAAAGAGTACTCGAACTTTCTGCCTTAAATCACGCAATGTTTTTGCTTCTTTTAAGGCTTGTTCAAAACTTTCATCAACAGCCCTTGTAATCTGGTCAACAAAAAATGCTAATAGCATAATCAAAGCAAATACTGTTGATAAGTAGAATTTTCCATGACCATAATTATGTTCCAAATTGTAGTCTTGATTCTTCAAGGTGTTAAATGTCTCATTTTCAATTTTCCAACGTGCTCTTCCAGCTGTGGCAATAGATGAAACATTTGATTTAGTCAAAGTTAGGTTGGTAATCCACTTATTGGAATAAACCACTTTATCTTTTTCTAAATCATATTCTTCGTATTCTAAATAGTTTACGATAATATCTTGGTTTGCGCCATTTAGAATGAGGTTAGATGCCCACCTGTATCGACACAGAGTCTTTTCATTTTTCTGGTATTGACACTGATGCAAACTATCCTTTTTTCTAAGTTGCTTAACTTGTTCCAAAACATATCCTTCCTTGATTACTATGATGTAATCCATTTGGATATCTTGTGCTTGAAGTGCTTTAATAGTTGGACCATCAGCATATAAAGCATCTAAAAGAATTAAGATCTTTTCTTTTGGCAGTATGCTGCGTAAATGTGGAAATAATCGTTTACATGCCTTTCGTTCACAATCATTCTTTTTTGAACCATCCTGCCGCGTTATTGCTTCTCCAAAAACAGGAAAAACGGTCTTGAAATTAGGATGAACTACACTCGCTGCTAACAATTGGTGATGATGTTCTATTGTACCATTTTTTCTTTTCTTTGTTAAACATTGAGAACAACCAATCTTATTGGAAGAAAATGTACCTGTGGCATCAACACTTACTAGCAAATGTTGGTCTAAGTATCTTCTACTTTCGAGTATTTTGAGCCTTTCCAAATGTTCAAAGATTGTTTTAAAAGTAGGTTGAAAAACAGATGGTTGGACAGCATCTAAAATTTTTCGCATCCCATTATCTGTTGGAAGCTTACTAATTTTAAAGACTTGTTCTAAATTGTCCTTACGATGAATGGCATTATCTATAAAACTCAATAATGATGGATCTTTTAGACCAAACATAGCAAATGCTCCCATTAAACAATCATGTAGCAAATATTCTGTATGTCCTTTTCGATGGTCTGGAACTTGGTGAAACTCTTTGGATACTATTTCTACTAATTTGTCGTACATCGTTTACTTTTTAGTAAATGTACGTTCCTTTTTCAATGAACTTAAATCTTATTTTATCATATAATTCTGTTTATCGTTAGAATTGCTGTACTATCTGCAAACAATGATCTGCTAAATTGTATATGTTTAAAATTAATTTAAAAGCTAGGCTTGTTTTACTTATATATTTGATTTACATTCGCGGCAAGAAATCACCTCTCTTAAAAAAATAGATTGTTTGGGACAATTATTTTAAAGAGATTAAAACCATAATAAGTTGTTATAACTTCAACTTATAATAAACAAAACGCATAGATGATAATATACCCCGATTTTTTGAAGCAACGTGCTTTGAAATTTCCCATGAAAAACTTTTCAAACATACCCTCAATAATAGATATTATTAGGAATAAAGCCAGACCGCGCGTACGCATACGCAAGGCAGGATTATTTTTCGTATATTAAAAGCATGAACTATGATAACTTAAAAAAGAATCCGACAAATTTCTTGTCTCTAACGAGCCTAAAGGTAGAAGAGTTTGAAAAACTTCTATCCGTATTTTATGGTGTATGGGTTCGATATTTTCGATGGCATACATTGGAAGGTAAAAAACGTAAATTTCCAAATGCTAGACCAGAGCAAGACACCAAAACATTAGCTACTGTCGAAGACAAATTACTATTTGCATTGGTTTATTTAAAAAATTACCCTTTGCAGCAATTTCAAGCAGCCAATTTTGGGCTGTCCCAAGCAAAGGTTAGTATTTGGATGAAACTACTTCAACCATTGCTATTAGAAAGTCTCAAACAACTAGGAGTTGTGCCCCAACGAGAAGGGCATAAATTGGCACAATTACTAGAAGAATTTGGTGACGATTCTTATAACCAAGACGTAACAGAACGTAGTATACATCGAAACTCTGACCAAGATATTCAAGAAAGCCAATATAGTAACAAAAAAAAAGACATTCCATAAAGAACAACTTGATTGGTGCTAATAGCCAGCAAATTTTGTTCTTAAGCCAGACACGCGATGGAACTGTATTTAATAAGCGAATTGCTGATGAAGAAAACTGTACTTTTCCTGAAGGAATCTACCTTCGTCAAGATAAAGGTTTTCAAGGTTATGCTCCTCCAGGAGTCCACATACAACAACCAATTAAAAAGCCAAGAGGTAAACAATTAAGTGCTGTTGCAAAATGGTTTAATGCTTCTGTTGGGAGTATGAGAATTTCAATTGAGCATGCTATCTCAGGTATAAAACGTTGTCGGATTGTCAAGGAACGTTGTCGTCACTATGACTCTGAATTCAGAGATCAAGTTATGCTTATTTGTACAGCGCTTCACAACTTTAGGGTACAAAGCCCCTTTCGGAATTATAAGTCCTCGCATGTGTGGGCGCGAATAGTCAACTTTTCCTAATTAACTCTAATATTTTTGCACAATATTAACAAAGAGCAAGCATAAATTATATTCCCTTTTCAAACAAGGTAGATTTAGGTGAACGTTTATGAATCAATTTGTACCTTTCGTTAGCTGAAATGTATTTTTCGTTAGATATTTTGTTCCTTTCAAATCTTCTACTTGAGTAAAAAATATAATTACTATATCTTTGTGAGAGAAAACACAACATTTAAATCAGAACGAGTCTAATAACGCATGAACTTCCAATTAAAGATTTTTTACAGTTGTTTATATACCCTACTTACCATTACTAGTTATGGGCAAAGTCCAACCTTTGTATCTATAAACACAGTAGATACAGAGTGTGGTATGAGCACAGGATCTATTAGTTTGACACCTTTATTAACAGGTACTTATTCTTATTTGTGGGAAGATGGAAGTACAACGAGTACTCGAAATAACTTGCCACTAGGTAACTACAGTTGCACGGTTACAAAGGATGGA
It includes:
- a CDS encoding Nramp family divalent metal transporter, whose product is MLAKLKKIGPGALVAAAFIGPGTVTTATIAGSSYGYTLLWAILFSIIATYILQEMTARLGLIGGMGLGEAIRHKIQHPILRYFAIFLVLSAILIGNAAYEAGNITGAVLGIDHFAVGLPFNPLILVIGGLTFGILFLGKYVLIERFLILLVSWMGLVFLIAAIAVRPNLMAIISGLFLPKLPDNSLLMVVGLIGTTVVPYNLFLHAASVQERWNHPSQLPHARWDLFFSILLGGLITMAILTTAAATTQGKNIQNTNDLASGLAPLLGNWSTWFLTLGFFTAGLSSAITAPLAAAFATSEILGWKKDLQSFKFRIVWMLVLTTGLLFSCWGFQPIQVITFAQIANGLLLPIIATFLLWIMNDVKIMGLQVNSAKHNWMGGLIIIITLLLGMKGIYAAKIWF
- a CDS encoding 5-carboxymethyl-2-hydroxymuconate Delta-isomerase; translation: MPHFVLDCSSNIIQQQPPEKIMQIVYEAANATGLFAPEDIKVRINPFQYYTVGNQQKDFIHVFGNIMEGRNKQQKAHLSKQIILALKPLFPTIPILSINIRDFEKATYCNKTMV
- a CDS encoding class I adenylate-forming enzyme family protein, which codes for MVLLEFAARTYPDRIAIVEGTEQISYKTLYQETQQLAAQLQKEYQFLAGQKVALLCKNHIPFVQSLFALSMLGIDVYLLNVAMNTDQFDFLIKKHAFDAIIHDRNGEKLILTSNFKATCIPTHSSTTGYSIRQLAKQEFPNRYHLKKSSAGKLIILTGGTTGNFKTAVRKPSVFNFLNPFFALLNQLNLGNYRSVYILTPLYHGFGVAALLISIILGVKIILSQHFKAISAGQKMRMHQVEVLVLVPIILQRLLQEDPNLFEYNKVILSGGAVLNPTLVQKASSLVPNQLANLYGTSEAGFCVMATSNDLVKFPTSIGKKIKGVSIKIQDNKQQELPFGTVGMLCVKSNWTMSNKTTQWIETGDLAYINSSGYCFLCGRVDDLVISGGVNVYPIELEHILLQHPAVWQAAVIGIPDAEYGQRLKAFVSLQTKSILSASELRIWLKGKISGPQTPKEIVFLEQIPVTSLGKIDKKKLS
- a CDS encoding SDR family NAD(P)-dependent oxidoreductase, whose protein sequence is MPVSYHFLEYLLFPPNWINRSKLKQAVQHRTILITGASFGIGEATTQFLATYDVHLVLVARTASKLMALKESLSQHKATISIYPTDLTQTAAVERLIETIHTLPNGLDFIISNAGHSIRRPIRQSLERFHDFERTMGINYFAPVRLLLGLLPLLQKRQGKIINVSALNVLLLPAPHWAAYQASKTAFDQWFRSVALEIKATGISSSSLYLPLVRTRMIAPTEAYQKAPAMSPQQVALIIVKHLYQNKRTWMPWWGFFARLGSFLFRGLWEWSVPYFLKKDSF
- a CDS encoding lipase family protein — encoded protein: MRCLLFGLLLLAGSTSFAQLREGFDPDEVKALIAMCNSYTFQDLYGSDAQITPKNYQKVFTSPTIGMDNKFQVYTKGTVGVINFRGSTNQIVSWVENMYSAMIPAKGVITLDKVEHPYCFAQDTGAAVHSGYALAVVLLSPTILEQISQLNQKGIYDILITGHSQGGALANMTRAYLENLPKGTLSSKNVYKTYAFANPMCGNKNFAEEYYARYCENNMSYTIINPADLVPSMPMHYQEQGKILSKERLKAWIFGQESFDIRKIGLEMVIRKFEKSLKDYVNSSNRLIEKMVSASYGSVDMPDYIRDINYYQVGNIRELQQFPYPKIQLDSNTLTEEQLAKLKPAEDGNYYKTEPNFYQHKPYNYYTAILREYFSRDYKNLEVKYLPENL
- a CDS encoding DUF6686 family protein; translated protein: MCQHTTLAQNSDGFILWCNECSVYRVHFSSIVMVLDCKGLESFKSSLTNCYQENRRHNIPKNQKYLFFNTQVDGLQLWFSVQDVGSLLSLLQEAALSHCELSYYQP
- a CDS encoding transposase, which produces MYDKLVEIVSKEFHQVPDHRKGHTEYLLHDCLMGAFAMFGLKDPSLLSFIDNAIHRKDNLEQVFKISKLPTDNGMRKILDAVQPSVFQPTFKTIFEHLERLKILESRRYLDQHLLVSVDATGTFSSNKIGCSQCLTKKRKNGTIEHHHQLLAASVVHPNFKTVFPVFGEAITRQDGSKKNDCERKACKRLFPHLRSILPKEKILILLDALYADGPTIKALQAQDIQMDYIIVIKEGYVLEQVKQLRKKDSLHQCQYQKNEKTLCRYRWASNLILNGANQDIIVNYLEYEEYDLEKDKVVYSNKWITNLTLTKSNVSSIATAGRARWKIENETFNTLKNQDYNLEHNYGHGKFYLSTVFALIMLLAFFVDQITRAVDESFEQALKEAKTLRDLRQKVRVLFDFIPTISMNLIYQIIARKVNIRPQLE
- a CDS encoding transposase family protein, with product MNYDNLKKNPTNFLSLTSLKVEEFEKLLSVFYGVWVRYFRWHTLEGKKRKFPNARPEQDTKTLATVEDKLLFALVYLKNYPLQQFQAANFGLSQAKVSIWMKLLQPLLLESLKQLGVVPQREGHKLAQLLEEFGDDSYNQDVTERSIHRNSDQDIQESQYSNKKKDIP
- a CDS encoding transposase family protein translates to MFLSQTRDGTVFNKRIADEENCTFPEGIYLRQDKGFQGYAPPGVHIQQPIKKPRGKQLSAVAKWFNASVGSMRISIEHAISGIKRCRIVKERCRHYDSEFRDQVMLICTALHNFRVQSPFRNYKSSHVWARIVNFS